One Alteromonas sp. KC3 DNA segment encodes these proteins:
- a CDS encoding DUF1365 domain-containing protein gives MIESAIYRGTVFHQRFKPTQHKFDYDIYLFWLKLSGNELETLDSTLSHFSTSKRARARFKRSDYLGDKDVPLAQAVLQKMQSLNNNVALEGDVFMLGQIRMWGLYFSPVNFYYLRDDQGTFTHLLAEVSNTPWNERHHYLVDLKTQAHTEKAFHVSPFNPMDMTYHWRISQPSHTLSLAMDCVRDDKEFSAGINLQKFKLDEANLSNAMKRIPSMTIKTMAGIYWQALKLFLKRTPLYSHPEKSQEQ, from the coding sequence GTGATAGAGAGCGCTATATATCGAGGAACGGTTTTCCATCAACGGTTTAAACCTACACAGCATAAATTCGACTACGACATTTATCTATTTTGGTTAAAACTTAGCGGCAATGAGCTTGAAACATTGGACAGTACCCTCTCACATTTTTCTACCTCCAAGAGAGCGCGAGCGCGTTTTAAGCGTTCAGATTACCTAGGAGATAAAGATGTGCCCCTTGCTCAAGCCGTACTGCAAAAAATGCAGTCTCTTAATAATAATGTTGCGCTAGAAGGCGATGTGTTCATGCTAGGACAAATTCGCATGTGGGGTTTGTATTTCAGCCCGGTCAATTTCTATTATCTTCGCGATGACCAAGGCACATTCACGCATCTTCTTGCCGAAGTCAGTAACACACCTTGGAATGAGCGCCATCACTATCTCGTAGATTTGAAGACACAAGCGCACACCGAAAAAGCTTTTCATGTCTCTCCTTTTAATCCGATGGATATGACCTATCACTGGCGAATTTCCCAACCTAGCCATACACTTTCTTTAGCGATGGACTGCGTACGTGACGATAAAGAATTCAGTGCAGGTATAAACTTACAGAAATTTAAGCTTGATGAAGCGAATCTTTCTAATGCGATGAAACGTATTCCAAGTATGACCATTAAAACGATGGCGGGAATATACTGGCAAGCGCTTAAATTATTTTTAAAAAGAACGCCCTTGTATTCACACCCAGAAAAGAGTCAGGAACAATAA
- a CDS encoding SAM-dependent methyltransferase has product MSFGESVLLTTSEVSLADKVCRNLFLQCLKQLPFGCLIIQECGDEIARFGDDNDELRATVNIKDMSAYRRLLLGGSVGAGEAFMDDLWDSNDVTSVVRIFARNLPTLDKWESKFKWLSMPINKLQHFARRNTRDQAKKNIEAHYDLGNKLYTRFLDDTMMYSSAIYPDANTSLNAAQNYKLKTICDKLQLKESDHLIEIGTGWGGLAVYAAKHYGCKVTTTTISEEQHAWAQEWIAREGLSDRVTLLKKDYRLLEGKYDKLVSIEMIEAVGKQFLGNFFEKCSSLLKDNGLMLLQSITIDDRRYDSYSNSVDFIQKYIFPGGFLPSQYQLNAHLKKHTDMMIRDLHDIGIDYAMTLNHWYEAFISAKDELLKDGYDERFMRMWTYYLKYCEGGFLERTISTVQLVVSKPQFRATLAR; this is encoded by the coding sequence ATGTCTTTTGGTGAATCCGTACTACTCACAACTTCAGAGGTATCACTTGCTGATAAAGTGTGCCGAAATCTATTTCTTCAATGCCTTAAGCAACTGCCTTTTGGTTGTCTTATTATTCAAGAATGCGGTGATGAGATCGCACGATTTGGCGACGACAATGATGAATTGCGCGCCACAGTGAATATTAAAGATATGAGCGCGTATCGGCGCTTGCTACTTGGTGGTAGTGTTGGTGCAGGCGAAGCGTTCATGGACGACCTTTGGGATAGTAACGATGTTACCTCGGTTGTGCGTATTTTCGCTCGAAACCTGCCCACATTAGATAAGTGGGAAAGTAAATTTAAATGGCTTTCTATGCCAATAAATAAACTACAGCATTTCGCTCGACGCAATACCCGCGACCAAGCTAAAAAGAACATCGAAGCGCATTACGACCTTGGCAACAAATTGTATACGCGTTTTTTGGACGACACCATGATGTATTCGTCGGCCATTTACCCCGACGCGAATACGTCACTCAATGCGGCACAAAATTATAAGCTGAAAACCATTTGTGACAAATTGCAGCTTAAAGAGAGCGACCACCTAATTGAGATTGGTACGGGCTGGGGCGGTCTTGCCGTCTATGCAGCTAAACACTATGGCTGCAAAGTAACCACAACCACTATTTCAGAAGAACAACATGCGTGGGCACAAGAATGGATCGCCCGTGAAGGCCTATCAGACCGCGTTACCTTGCTGAAAAAAGACTACCGATTATTAGAAGGCAAATACGACAAGCTTGTCTCTATTGAAATGATTGAAGCGGTAGGCAAACAGTTCTTAGGTAACTTTTTCGAAAAATGCTCATCGCTTTTAAAAGATAATGGCCTGATGCTACTACAGTCTATTACCATTGATGATAGACGTTATGATAGCTACTCAAACAGCGTGGATTTTATTCAAAAGTACATTTTTCCAGGCGGCTTTTTACCATCGCAATATCAATTAAATGCCCATTTGAAAAAGCATACCGATATGATGATAAGAGATTTACATGATATTGGTATTGATTACGCAATGACATTGAATCATTGGTATGAAGCGTTTATATCAGCTAAAGACGAACTGCTAAAAGACGGTTATGACGAGCGCTTTATGCGTATGTGGACTTACTACTTGAAATATTGCGAAGGTGGGTTCCTTGAGCGCACGATAAGTACTGTACAACTTGTGGTGTCAAAACCACAGTTTAGAGCAACGCTCGCTCGCTAG
- a CDS encoding SDR family NAD(P)-dependent oxidoreductase: MKTLLITGATSGIGKALAEHAADSGYNVIACGRNKNVLDRLSEHTNIQACQFDVTSLEATREALRTQTFDVAILNAGTCEYVDVEDFEPDMFRRVFEPNFFGVVHCVDAILPILKKGNKVVIVDSMARLLPFTRSQAYGASKAALHYFTKSLEVDLHDKGIDVQAVSPGFVETPLTDKNDFEMPMKITASEAAKAMLKGIESNKQTVFFPRLFGLILRFMHILPTPIQKRLSLAMREK; encoded by the coding sequence GTGAAGACACTCCTTATTACAGGCGCAACATCAGGCATCGGCAAAGCGTTGGCAGAACACGCAGCGGATAGTGGCTACAACGTAATTGCTTGCGGACGCAATAAGAACGTATTGGACAGATTAAGTGAACATACAAACATTCAAGCCTGCCAATTCGATGTCACATCACTAGAAGCAACACGTGAAGCACTTCGTACTCAGACATTTGACGTCGCCATATTAAACGCAGGCACATGCGAATACGTCGATGTTGAGGACTTTGAGCCTGACATGTTTAGGCGTGTATTTGAACCAAACTTCTTTGGTGTTGTTCACTGCGTCGATGCCATTTTGCCTATTCTTAAAAAAGGCAACAAAGTAGTTATCGTAGACAGCATGGCGCGACTGCTTCCCTTTACCCGCTCTCAAGCATACGGCGCAAGTAAAGCCGCTCTACATTATTTTACGAAGTCGCTTGAAGTTGATTTACACGACAAGGGTATTGACGTTCAAGCTGTATCCCCTGGATTTGTTGAAACGCCGTTGACTGACAAAAACGATTTTGAAATGCCAATGAAGATAACCGCCAGCGAAGCAGCTAAAGCGATGCTTAAAGGTATCGAAAGTAACAAGCAAACGGTTTTTTTTCCTCGCTTGTTTGGGCTCATTTTACGATTTATGCACATATTACCAACGCCAATTCAAAAACGATTGTCTTTGGCAATGAGAGAAAAATAA
- a CDS encoding nuclear transport factor 2 family protein, which translates to MDVISRFCKIYTDICQISPDDLASIYSDNILFIDPITTHQGLTEVKQYFANLLTQAESCKFDIAHILECAVNDSSVTHIANWTMTLTLTKGKKIITLDGTTQLGIKDDIIVYHKDYYDVGEMVYEHVPVLGFVIKKIKGRLAS; encoded by the coding sequence ATGGATGTCATCAGTCGTTTTTGTAAAATTTACACAGATATTTGTCAAATTTCTCCCGATGATTTGGCGTCTATCTATTCAGATAACATTCTTTTCATCGACCCCATAACAACACATCAGGGTCTGACAGAAGTTAAGCAGTACTTTGCCAATTTACTTACCCAAGCAGAGAGCTGCAAATTCGACATCGCCCATATTTTAGAGTGCGCAGTCAACGACTCCTCGGTAACCCATATTGCTAATTGGACAATGACACTTACGCTTACAAAAGGTAAAAAAATAATCACTCTTGATGGCACTACGCAACTCGGCATTAAAGATGACATTATTGTTTACCACAAAGATTACTACGATGTGGGCGAAATGGTGTATGAGCACGTACCTGTATTAGGTTTTGTTATCAAAAAAATAAAAGGCAGACTTGCATCGTGA
- a CDS encoding cupin domain-containing protein encodes MIKFHPTPRQLSEFVEGGLSPAISLMVAAHCDMCSRCRSQVELETEALAAQLMSDVDAFGDAGAAFGDMLSSITSEPDDAQTSQDDVLYDGDFDDTDVIVSTRPYRESIPAQVKTQNTSQMSTIELDGRTFKLPRTLQRYVTKTGNWSSLVGKLWQAPVDLGNQGVANFIFMGQGGSVPEHTHRGTEYTLVIDGEFSDGLNSYDTGDFIYMDGDKTHTPRADAKEGCLVFSIVDQPLHFTSGLARLLNPFSHLFFR; translated from the coding sequence ATGATTAAGTTTCACCCAACACCTCGACAACTTAGCGAATTTGTTGAAGGCGGTCTATCTCCAGCGATATCTCTGATGGTCGCAGCCCACTGTGATATGTGCAGTAGGTGTAGATCTCAAGTCGAGTTGGAAACAGAGGCACTAGCCGCACAGTTGATGTCAGATGTAGATGCATTCGGTGATGCTGGTGCTGCTTTTGGTGACATGTTGTCATCCATTACTTCTGAGCCTGACGACGCTCAAACCAGCCAAGATGATGTACTCTATGATGGCGACTTTGACGACACAGATGTTATCGTCAGCACCCGTCCTTATCGAGAGAGCATCCCCGCTCAAGTTAAAACTCAAAATACATCACAGATGAGCACTATTGAGCTTGATGGTCGCACGTTTAAACTTCCGCGTACGTTGCAACGCTATGTGACAAAAACGGGAAATTGGTCAAGCCTAGTCGGCAAATTGTGGCAGGCCCCGGTTGATTTAGGTAATCAGGGCGTTGCAAACTTTATATTCATGGGGCAGGGGGGAAGTGTTCCTGAGCACACCCATAGAGGTACAGAGTACACGCTCGTCATTGACGGTGAATTCAGTGATGGACTTAACTCTTATGACACAGGGGATTTTATCTATATGGACGGTGATAAAACCCACACACCAAGGGCTGACGCAAAAGAAGGGTGTTTAGTGTTCAGCATTGTAGACCAACCACTTCATTTTACATCGGGTTTAGCGCGCTTGTTGAATCCGTTTAGCCACCTCTTTTTTAGATAG
- a CDS encoding NAD(P)/FAD-dependent oxidoreductase, translating to MTKEIAIIGTGISGLTCAHLLNKQNNITVYEANNYIGGHTATKQITDDGEVHNIDTGFIVFNDWTYPNFIKLITSLGVEYQPTEMSFSVTSEKANIEYNGNNINSLFAQRRNILRPRFWRIVRDILKFNKACKQMVADKRDTSLLTLQDIIEELQLSDDFARYYILPMCAAIWSSSLEQTRRFPLTFFLQFFNNHGLLNITDRPQWYTIKGGSSEYIPPLVAAFKDKIKLSTAVVSVSKHEGKWRVVDAQNNSALFDDIIFACHSDQALHMIAEPSDWHKQVLGNIPYANNDVVMHKDTHQLPKRKLAWASWNYRLKEDSSEEMRPASVTYNMNILQRLSVPSTYCVTLNNTSSIDNDTILGQYDYAHPQYSSEMVEAQKQRGKICGVDNLHFCGAYWYNGFHEDGVRSALDVCERFGETL from the coding sequence ATGACTAAAGAAATAGCCATTATTGGTACTGGCATTTCGGGCTTAACCTGCGCCCACTTACTAAACAAACAGAATAACATAACTGTTTATGAAGCGAATAATTACATTGGTGGGCACACTGCCACTAAACAAATCACAGACGATGGCGAGGTTCACAACATCGACACAGGCTTCATCGTTTTTAATGATTGGACTTACCCCAATTTTATCAAGCTTATAACGTCATTAGGTGTAGAGTACCAACCTACTGAAATGAGCTTCTCCGTCACTAGCGAAAAAGCTAACATTGAGTACAACGGCAACAATATAAACAGTTTGTTTGCACAACGGCGCAATATATTGCGCCCTCGTTTTTGGCGAATTGTGCGTGACATATTAAAGTTCAATAAAGCGTGTAAGCAAATGGTTGCTGATAAGCGAGATACGTCTTTATTAACACTTCAGGATATTATCGAAGAGCTTCAACTGAGTGATGATTTCGCACGGTACTATATTCTACCAATGTGTGCGGCAATATGGTCGAGCAGTTTAGAGCAAACTCGACGTTTCCCTCTGACCTTCTTCCTGCAGTTTTTCAATAATCACGGGCTATTAAACATCACAGATCGCCCTCAGTGGTACACAATAAAAGGCGGTTCAAGTGAATATATTCCCCCCCTTGTCGCCGCTTTTAAAGATAAAATTAAGCTATCAACGGCCGTGGTATCAGTGTCAAAACACGAAGGCAAGTGGCGAGTGGTTGATGCACAAAACAACAGCGCGTTGTTCGACGATATAATCTTTGCTTGTCATAGCGACCAAGCATTGCACATGATTGCTGAACCAAGTGATTGGCATAAACAGGTATTGGGCAATATTCCATACGCGAATAACGATGTAGTGATGCATAAAGACACTCACCAACTTCCTAAACGAAAGCTTGCTTGGGCCAGCTGGAATTATCGTTTAAAGGAAGACAGTAGCGAAGAAATGCGTCCAGCTTCAGTGACCTATAATATGAACATTTTACAACGTCTCTCTGTGCCTTCGACTTACTGCGTGACACTCAACAACACATCAAGCATCGATAACGATACGATATTAGGCCAATATGACTATGCGCACCCTCAGTACAGTAGCGAAATGGTCGAGGCGCAGAAACAAAGAGGAAAGATTTGCGGCGTTGATAACCTTCATTTTTGCGGCGCTTATTGGTACAACGGATTCCATGAAGATGGTGTTAGAAGCGCACTAGATGTGTGTGAACGCTTTGGTGAAACACTGTGA
- a CDS encoding flagellar motor protein MotB, with amino-acid sequence MAEEECPKCPPEGLPAWMGTFADLMSLLMCFFVLLLSFSEMDVLKFKQIAGSMKFAFGVQNKIEVKDIPKGTSVIAMEFRPGKPDPTPIESIQQQTIEMTQQMLEFQAGDEDSAGGRQKQRGEQRGGQSQQTANESASSAEQSSEQTQTAELMKKIAQQLQKQILDGSIEMESLGQQITIRIQENGSFSAGSAFLQPQFQPVLRKIGVLLADVPGEIEISGHSDGQHIANELYRSNWDLSAQRAVAVAEAMRTAPGFDESRMSVVGKADTAPVVENATTAQDRAKNRRVEININQGKPMLSKPISVVDE; translated from the coding sequence ATGGCCGAAGAAGAATGCCCAAAATGCCCCCCCGAGGGGCTGCCCGCTTGGATGGGAACATTTGCAGACCTTATGTCTCTGCTGATGTGCTTCTTCGTGTTACTTCTGTCATTCTCCGAAATGGATGTCCTCAAGTTTAAGCAAATTGCGGGCTCAATGAAGTTCGCCTTTGGTGTGCAAAATAAAATTGAGGTTAAAGACATTCCGAAAGGAACAAGTGTTATCGCCATGGAGTTTAGACCGGGTAAACCTGACCCAACGCCAATTGAATCTATTCAGCAGCAGACCATTGAAATGACACAGCAGATGTTAGAGTTTCAAGCAGGCGATGAAGACTCGGCAGGTGGTCGTCAGAAGCAACGCGGTGAACAACGTGGCGGTCAATCTCAGCAAACTGCCAATGAGTCAGCATCGTCGGCAGAACAAAGCTCTGAACAAACACAAACTGCAGAATTGATGAAGAAAATTGCACAGCAGCTTCAAAAGCAGATTTTGGATGGCTCTATAGAAATGGAGTCGTTGGGACAGCAGATCACCATACGTATTCAGGAAAATGGTTCCTTCTCAGCAGGCTCTGCATTCTTACAGCCACAATTCCAACCTGTTTTAAGAAAGATTGGTGTACTGTTGGCCGATGTACCCGGCGAAATAGAAATTTCCGGACATAGCGATGGGCAGCATATTGCCAATGAGCTTTATCGTTCAAATTGGGACTTGTCAGCACAGCGTGCTGTTGCGGTTGCTGAGGCTATGCGCACTGCGCCTGGTTTTGATGAGAGTCGAATGTCTGTAGTGGGCAAAGCCGATACTGCTCCCGTTGTTGAAAATGCAACTACAGCTCAAGATAGGGCCAAAAATAGGCGGGTAGAAATCAATATCAATCAAGGCAAGCCCATGCTCTCAAAGCCCATCTCAGTCGTAGATGAATAA
- a CDS encoding sigma-70 family RNA polymerase sigma factor, translating to MLVGIPLEQSNSTIKPKECATEMSDYLVAVANERCKRSFARVFNYFAPRLRSYALKQMGNEALAMELVQDTMSNVWQKAHLFNAEKGSPSTWIFTIARNIRFDMLRKLQNRKEDVCSDDLWPVLCEQTADVNEAPLDEQVTLEQIGHLFESLPVKQKAVVEAIYIDGKSQQEVADELSIPLGTVKSRTRLALQRLKVMLHDND from the coding sequence ATGTTAGTTGGAATTCCATTGGAACAAAGCAATAGCACAATCAAACCAAAAGAGTGTGCTACCGAAATGTCTGATTACCTTGTAGCGGTTGCGAACGAGAGATGTAAGCGTTCATTTGCAAGAGTGTTTAATTACTTTGCACCTCGTTTACGTTCATACGCATTAAAGCAGATGGGTAATGAAGCTTTGGCGATGGAGTTGGTTCAAGATACTATGTCGAACGTGTGGCAAAAGGCGCACTTATTCAACGCAGAGAAGGGCTCACCTTCTACGTGGATTTTCACCATTGCGCGCAACATTCGATTCGACATGCTCAGAAAGCTGCAAAACAGAAAAGAGGATGTGTGCTCTGATGATTTATGGCCTGTGCTGTGTGAGCAGACTGCCGACGTAAATGAAGCGCCACTTGACGAGCAGGTTACATTAGAGCAAATTGGTCACTTATTCGAATCACTGCCTGTTAAACAAAAAGCGGTGGTTGAAGCGATTTATATCGATGGGAAGTCACAGCAAGAGGTGGCAGACGAATTATCGATACCCCTAGGTACGGTGAAATCAAGAACTCGTCTAGCGCTTCAGCGTTTAAAGGTAATGCTACACGACAATGATTAA
- a CDS encoding LON peptidase substrate-binding domain-containing protein, whose protein sequence is MSEDRFPLFPLSAHLLPEGRMALRIFEPRYLRMVKEACAENKGFVMCMLNASGDKDLNEHIHKIGTMAHVVDFDMLDDGLLGIKVAGSRLVEVSDIQTEKDGLRTGTCKPMSQWDCTLAPQQLAPMDERLKEIFSDYEELASLYDAPKFDCPNWVLNRWLELLPVDGAQKQYFLAQKECTGLLHYLSALIA, encoded by the coding sequence ATGAGTGAAGATCGATTTCCATTATTTCCATTGTCTGCGCATCTCTTACCTGAGGGACGTATGGCGCTGCGTATTTTCGAGCCGCGATACTTGAGGATGGTCAAAGAGGCATGCGCTGAAAACAAAGGCTTTGTAATGTGTATGCTCAATGCCAGCGGCGATAAAGACCTCAATGAACATATTCATAAAATAGGAACAATGGCACACGTTGTTGACTTCGATATGTTGGATGATGGGTTGCTTGGCATAAAGGTTGCTGGTTCTAGGTTAGTCGAGGTGTCGGATATTCAAACCGAAAAAGATGGTTTGCGCACAGGTACATGCAAGCCAATGTCGCAGTGGGACTGTACATTAGCACCTCAACAGTTAGCGCCTATGGACGAGCGGCTTAAAGAGATTTTTAGCGATTACGAAGAACTTGCATCTTTATACGATGCCCCAAAATTTGATTGCCCTAACTGGGTTCTCAACAGGTGGTTGGAACTACTACCTGTTGATGGAGCGCAGAAGCAGTATTTTTTGGCGCAGAAAGAATGTACAGGGCTTTTACATTACCTGTCTGCACTCATTGCGTAA
- a CDS encoding farnesyl diphosphate synthase → MNFSALHQQVKQQTDASLLTLIDELPDYAPRLKDAMRHALLAGGKRMRPLLVQVVGNTLDVPKKDQMAISMAIECIHAYSLVHDDLPAMDDDDLRRGMPTCHIAFDEATAILAGDALQSLAFSVLADAPLSNYAQTKRSNLLSILAKSAGYLGMCGGQAIDLASTGKTISLEELKQLHKLKTGALLKACIEMIATVSEDLTVQAQADLMAYAADIGLAFQVQDDILDVEGSSEQLGKPAGSDQALGKNTFPAKLGLDGAKQELEVLHNNALQALSRLPYNTDSLIAFSELLVKRDH, encoded by the coding sequence ATGAATTTTTCTGCTTTGCATCAGCAAGTGAAACAACAGACTGATGCATCTCTTCTTACACTAATTGACGAGTTACCCGATTACGCTCCGCGACTAAAAGACGCAATGCGTCACGCGTTGCTCGCCGGCGGTAAGCGCATGCGTCCGCTTCTTGTTCAGGTAGTGGGCAACACGCTAGACGTGCCAAAGAAAGACCAAATGGCGATTAGTATGGCCATCGAGTGTATTCATGCGTATTCCTTAGTGCACGATGATCTGCCAGCCATGGACGACGATGACCTGCGCCGCGGCATGCCTACCTGTCATATTGCCTTTGACGAAGCCACGGCAATTCTTGCTGGTGATGCGCTCCAGTCACTTGCTTTTAGTGTGCTAGCAGATGCGCCACTTAGCAATTATGCACAAACTAAGCGCAGTAACTTGCTTTCTATTCTTGCAAAAAGTGCTGGCTATTTGGGCATGTGTGGTGGCCAGGCGATAGACCTGGCAAGTACGGGCAAAACCATTTCACTCGAAGAATTAAAACAGCTGCATAAATTAAAAACAGGTGCGCTGTTGAAAGCGTGTATAGAAATGATAGCTACAGTGAGCGAAGACCTTACTGTGCAAGCTCAGGCCGATTTAATGGCATACGCGGCTGATATAGGTCTGGCATTTCAAGTTCAAGACGATATTCTTGACGTTGAAGGCAGTAGTGAGCAGTTAGGAAAACCTGCAGGCTCAGATCAGGCACTTGGCAAGAACACGTTTCCCGCCAAGTTGGGCCTAGATGGCGCCAAGCAAGAGTTAGAAGTTCTTCATAATAATGCACTTCAAGCCTTGTCGCGTTTACCCTACAATACAGACAGTTTAATTGCGTTTAGCGAGCTTTTGGTAAAACGCGACCACTAG
- the pomA gene encoding flagellar motor protein PomA has product MDLATVIGMLGAIGFIVMAMILGGSMSMFIDVQSILIVFGGTLFVVLSQFTLGQFFGAGKVAGKAFMFKIESPEELIEKIVEMADAARKGGFLALEEAEISNEFMQKGVDMLVDGHDIEVVRATLSKDIAMTSERHDFGASIFKGMGDVAPAMGMIGTLIGLVAMLSNMDDPKAIGPAMAVALLTTLYGAFFANVVCLPIAFKLAVRAGEEKLNQSLVLDGIVGIADGQNPRVIEGVLKNYLAASKRGAAEEE; this is encoded by the coding sequence GTGGATTTAGCAACCGTCATAGGTATGTTGGGCGCCATCGGTTTCATAGTAATGGCTATGATATTAGGCGGCAGCATGAGCATGTTCATAGACGTGCAATCTATACTTATCGTTTTCGGTGGAACCTTATTCGTAGTCTTATCTCAGTTTACCCTTGGCCAATTCTTTGGCGCAGGTAAGGTGGCGGGTAAGGCCTTTATGTTCAAAATTGAGTCGCCAGAAGAGCTTATCGAAAAAATCGTAGAAATGGCAGATGCGGCGCGTAAAGGTGGGTTTCTAGCACTCGAAGAAGCTGAGATATCGAATGAATTTATGCAAAAAGGCGTAGACATGCTAGTTGACGGACACGATATTGAAGTGGTTCGTGCAACCTTATCCAAAGACATCGCAATGACAAGCGAACGGCATGACTTCGGCGCATCTATCTTCAAAGGTATGGGAGACGTAGCGCCAGCAATGGGGATGATAGGTACCCTAATTGGTCTTGTGGCCATGCTGTCTAACATGGATGACCCCAAGGCTATCGGCCCTGCAATGGCGGTAGCACTTTTGACTACGCTATATGGTGCCTTCTTTGCCAACGTAGTGTGTTTACCTATTGCATTTAAACTTGCTGTACGCGCAGGTGAGGAAAAGCTCAATCAGAGTCTCGTATTAGACGGTATTGTCGGTATTGCTGATGGTCAAAATCCACGTGTAATTGAAGGTGTTTTGAAGAACTATCTTGCAGCTAGCAAACGCGGTGCTGCCGAGGAAGAATAA
- a CDS encoding exodeoxyribonuclease VII small subunit — MTTEKDATSFEETLAELEAIVNDMENGDLPLNVALEKFERGIALSRQGQKSLENAEQKVKILLSEQGNDTLKTLPESEQP; from the coding sequence ATGACGACTGAAAAAGACGCAACTTCTTTTGAAGAAACCCTTGCGGAATTAGAAGCCATCGTGAACGATATGGAAAACGGTGACTTGCCACTCAATGTAGCATTGGAAAAGTTCGAACGCGGAATCGCATTATCTCGCCAAGGCCAAAAGTCGCTTGAAAATGCTGAGCAAAAAGTAAAGATACTGCTTAGCGAGCAAGGTAACGACACGTTAAAAACGCTTCCTGAAAGTGAACAACCTTAA